A stretch of DNA from Oreochromis aureus strain Israel breed Guangdong linkage group 10, ZZ_aureus, whole genome shotgun sequence:
ttcttattttcttcaatcagtgacgaatagtaagatgttctggctttgcggagggctttcttataaagcagcaaactatttctccaggctaaatgatgatcctctaaacttgtgacacgccatttcctctccagcttacgagttatctgctttaggctacgtgtttgagaattataccacggagtcagggacttctgatttgaggccttagttttcacaggagctacagtatccagagtcgtacgtagtgaggaggtaaaattattaacaagataatcgacctctgttggagtagcgttcaggtagctgctctgctctgggGTGGTACAGGCTTTCCTGGAAACATTACTGATAATACAAAGTATACGTGAAATCCATGATCTTGATCCTCCACACTGATACTGGTTCATTTCAGCTGGACTTAGACAAAGACGTCTTTGTGGAGGCTGTGACCCCAGAAGAGTTCTTCTTCTTGAACGATGTGGCTCTGCACCCGcctctttattgttttaaatgacaCCGACTGAGATGGTGCAGATATTTCCTTCAGTCCAGCAGAGCGCTGCACAGGACCGACACAGCAGAGTACTGCCGTAAAACAAGTCCCAACTAAACACATGACTTCAGTGTTGTTGTTCTGAAATCGATCAGCACGCTGGAGCCTGAGCTCGTACGATAGCAGCAAAGATGGATGTCTGTGGTAAACGTAACCACGGGCCTAATGTTTCAGTCTCTGAACGGCCCCCTGCTGAGCAACAACGCCCCCTGTAGGACAGGACGTCCAGAGAGTCACAGTTCTACATTATATTAGGAAATCTCTGACATCACCTATCAGGAAGCTACATCCATAGTTTATGAACAATCTTTATGTTTGatctgtgatgtcatcagtggGCGTGTCCTTAGTGTAATATCTGTGATTTATTAGTGCTGAGAGTCTGCTCTGTGCACTGAGGCAGCAATGTGAAAACCCTGTGGCTGTGCAGCAGGATGCCAGAGCTTCCTCTGAGCCTGCAGCTCGACTTAATGAGTGTTCATCAGATCATGTGTGAGCCTCCTCTCCTGGTAATGACGTTACAGCGAGCAGTGAGCTGACTGCAACATGAGGAGCTCCGTCTGACGCACAGGGGGCTTCACTCCGTCCTCAGATCAGCCTGTGGACAGTTTAATGAGTGTGTGGGAAACGCCTTAGAGCTCAAACCACTTAAAGGCAAACTGATCTGTGTGCGGCCGCCACTTCCTGTGAAAAACTCAGAATAAAAGCCCAGCAGGAGGTGCCGCTGCCGTGGGCGGGTCCAGTCTGAGCGCCGGGCACAGATCCTCACACCAAAACctccaaaaaacaaactgtgtgcTCGATGGAGTCCAAACAAACTCACCGCCGTCagtcagatgttcaaatatgaCCTCACGTGGACCCGGCCGGCCAATCGGCAGCCTGCAGCTGAacagagcagccaatcagagccttGTGTGGGCAGGCGATGCTCTACAGATACTGAGGAGTGTTACGTaaccctgagtgtgtgtgtgtgtgtgtgtgtgtgtgtgtgtgtgtgtgtggtgttgcTAGGCAACACAGTCCATAGGTGAAGGAATCAAAACCATCtatcctccacacacacacacacacacacacacacacacacacacacacacacacacacagtacctGTGTGAAAGCACTCAGAAAGAAATAATCAGGTTTTCTCTCAAAGCACTCCTACACAGTACAACAGCGggatttaatgtgtgtgtgtgtgtgtgtgtgtgagtgtgcgcgtgtgtgtgtgtgtgtgtgtgtgtgtgtgggcagcaGCTTCTCTCTCCTCAGCTATAATACTTCCTATTATACAATATAAGCAGAGAGCAGAAACAGACGCCTTCAGTCGGACTCAGAGACGTCATCCAACAAGTTTCTCGAACTGCGAGGACACCCGTCACAGGAAGGACCTGATTAACTGTGACACGGCGTTTAAGAAACTCCATGTTTGATTTTCCAGAACAGAAATTTGAACGTTTGCTCTGTGAAGTCAGGATGAAACGTCCTCTCGCACATCGCTGCATAAATCACTAAAACCAGGACAACTGTCCTGATGTAAATCATCAGTTATTAGTTTAAACTGGACCTCTTCTGCTTCTCCTCACTTCCTGTCACATGACTCCTGCCCCTGAGCTGGATGTTCAAACATGAAGTGTGTGAATGGTCTTGGTGTATGTGCAGTGAACCCTGTGAGCCCACAGCTCAGGCTGCTCAGGAATATTCAGTATCACAGCTTTGTAGAAGCCATTCAAAGCTCCTGTTTGTGatgctcagccaatcagaagcaaGAGGGGAGGAGCTTAAACTCAACGTTTCAGACTAAGGATGAACTGAGTCTGAGTGTCAGATAAAGAAGGCTTATTCTGAGTCGCCTGTGAGGACTGATCGGTttgtacactttttttttttttttattgatccccgtggggaaattcttCTCTGCATtgaacccattcactcagtgggcagccaccagtgcagcgcccggggagcagtgtgtggggatggtaccttgctcaggggtacctcagggtagccgttcagggGATTAAATGTGTCAGAAGAAACCAGCGTGGCTGATTGGCCCTTAGCCCCGCCCAGCCTGGACGGCACGCTCACTGACACATTATTAACAGCCACAGACACTGTGCAGTCTGTGTTCAGCTTCATCTTTAGCAGTTTCCTGTAtgtatctaaaacctgcagcctTCTaacatccagcagggggcgcctCCTCTGCCCTGATTGGATGCAGTGTATGAGGAAATGAGCGTCCTGGTCAGCTGATCTTTAAGTTCAGTGAGGTGATAAGTTTGTGATCTGATTGGTTAAAACAGGAAGCTCATTTTGGAGATGATGGTCAGAGTCACAGCAGAGCAGGAAGCAGGAAGGCTTAAGGGTGGAAGAGGAAGAACCAGTGaatatgacctctgacctcgcCCAGCAGCTGCTCATCACGTGTGGCGAGCGGCTGCGTGTGCGCTCTGTGGGGCTGACGTGGTGTAACGTGAAAATAAAAggcctttctttctgtcttccaGTTCGGCTGCATGACAGCATCTCGGAGGAGGGGCATCATTACCTCATCTTTGACCTGTGAGTGTCTCCTCATGCTGTTTGTGACACACCTGAGCTCCTCAcatccacactgaaaacaccatGAAGGCTCGTGGCTACAACTGTCCTGTATATCGTGATTTTGACCCCACCCACACCCCTTTCTTACACCACCACCAATGAAAATCACAGAAATCAGTGAGACGAGCAAACAGAATCCAAACATTCACACAGAGGTGAAGCACATCTGTCGACAGGTAAGCCTGCAGCTTATCCACCCAGTTTCCCTCCACCCTCAGCTGCTACATTCAAAGCCCCTCCACCCAATGTCCCCACATCCAGAGACCCCCATCCAAAGGCCCTCGACTCAGTGTTGCCACATCCAGAGCCCTCCACCCACAACTACACTTAGACTCACTGTTACAATGTCCAGAGTCTTTACACCAGAACTCAACTCAGGGTTGTGTAGTTTCctgacggtgtgtgtgtgtgtgtgtgtgtgtgtgtgtgtgtgtgtgtgtgtctcagggTTGTGTAGTTTCctgacggtgtgtgtgtgtgtgtgtgtgtgtgtgtgtgtgtgtgtgtgtgtgtgtgtgtgtgtatctcagGGTTGTGTAGTTTcctgaaggtgtgtgtgtgtgtgtgtgtgtgtgtgtgtgtgtgtgtgtgtgtctcagggTTGTGTAGTTtcctgaggtgtgtgtgtgtgtgtgtgtgtgtgtgtgtgtgtgtgtgtgtgtgtgtctcagggTTGTGTAGTTTcctgacgtgtgtgtgtgtgtgtgtatctcagGGTTGTGTAGTTTCCtgaaggggtgtgtgtgtgtatctcagGGTTGTGTAGTTTCCtgaaggggtgtgtgtgtgtgtgtgtgtgtgtgtgtgtgtgtgtgtgtgtgtgtgtgtgtgtgtgtctcagggTTGTGTAGTTTcctgacagtgtgtgtgtgtgtgtgtctcagggTTGTGTAGTTTCctgacggtgtgtgtgtgtgtgtgtctgtgtgtctgtgtgtctgtcgcAGGGTTGTGTAGTTTCctgacggtgtgtgtgtgtgtgtgtgtgtgtgtgtgtgtgtgtgtgtgtgtgtgtgtgtgtgtctcagggTTGTGTAGTTTCctgacggtgtgtgtgtgtgtctcagggTTGTGTAGTTTCctgacggtgtgtgtgtgtgtctcagggTTGTGTAGTTTCctgacggtgtgtgtgtgtgtctcagggTTGTGTAGTTTCctgacggtgtgtgtgtgtgtgtgtgtctcagggTTGTGCAGTTTTACTGacggtgtgtctgtgtgtgtcagtgtgacagGTGGAGAGCTGTTTGAAGACATCGTAGCGAGAGAATATTACAGTGAAGCTGATGCCAGGTAAGAGACGCACTCTTCAGActtcttctgtttctgtgctgaatctgctgctgacctctgacctctgacctctttctGAACAGTCACTGTATCCAGCAGATTTTGGAGGCGGTGCTACATTGTCATCAGATGGGCGTGGTCCACAGAGACCTAAAGGTACCCGACACGTCTGATGACATGATCTCTGACAGCTCCACATGTCCTGAATCACACTTCTGTGCAGCAATACGATTGGCTGCTGGGGCCAGTGGGGGAGGGACATCTTTACTGCCACAGTACTGTCTGTGATCTTATTGGCTGTGTGACCGCCGAGTTCTGTTAATAACCTGCTAATAACCAGCAGCAGGAAAATAGATTAAAATTTGAAATAGGTCTGGCTCGTTAAGCCTGAATTATAGCATGTGTGATGATTTAACAGCCGCTCACACAAACACGGTGTTTACATGACAAACAACACACCAGTGTTACACACAACAGTAATCAGCTGCTCATCAAAACATAAGCAGCTGATTACAGCAGACGGGTGAAGTGAGCCCAGAGCTGCTGGTCTCTGATTTAAGACGGGAAGGAGAAACCAGTGAAACCAAGTCCTCTAACACTCCTGTTAGCATCGTTAGCGCCTTTCATGCAAACCAATGCAGTTAGAGTTAGCGTGTTAGCATGTCTGTTGTGTCTGCAGCCTGAGAACCTCCTCCTGGCCTCCAAGTCCAAAGGAGCAGCGGTGAAACTCGCCGACTTCGGCCTCGCCATCGAGGTGGAAGGAGACCAGCAGGCATGGTTCGGTAAGAGCACCAAgtgatggtgatggtgatgatgttggtgacgatgatggtggtggtgatggtaatgatgtgatgatgatggtgatgattgtgttgatgatgatggtggcgatggtgatgaagatgatgttgatggtgatgatggtgtTGATGGCAATGATGATGGTGACATGATGGTGATGAttgtgttgatgatgatgatggtaatggtgatgaagatgatgttgatggtgatgattgtgttgatgatgatgttgatggTGATAATGGTGATGATGGTGACGATGAtgaaggtgatgatgatgatgatgatgactatGATGAAGgtgatgatgttgatgatgatTATGGTGACGATGAtgaaggtgatgatgatgattatgatgacgatgatgaaggtgatgatgatgattttgaTGATGATTATGGTGACAATGATGttgatgatggtggtgatggtgatgCTGATGGTGCTGATGATGATCATGGTGATGATGACAAAGGTGACGATGAGGAGTTTGATGATGATCATGGCGACGATGATGAtagtgatgatggtggtggtgatgatgatcaTGGTGATGATGACGAAGGTGACGATGAGGAGTTTGATGATGAttatggtgatgatgatgatggtgatgatggtaatgatgatggtgatgctgATGCTGGTGATGATGATCATGGtgacgatgatgatggtgatgatggtaatgatggtggtgatgatgatcaTGGTGACGATgaggatggtgatgatgatgatcatggTGACGATGATGATAGTGATGATGGtaatgatgatgctgatgatggTGATGTTAGTGATGATAATGATGGTGATTATGATGCTCTTCATTAGTCTTATTAGTTCCGCTTTGTCACATAAACAAGGGTCTTCCAAAACAGCAGCTATGTgtaaacatgtgtttgttttcaggcTTTGCAGGGACTCCAGGATATCTGTCTCCAGAGGTCCTCAGGAAGGACCCATACGGGAAAGCAGTCGACCTCTGGGCCTGTGGTGAGactctacttcctgtttctaccgtttcttctttctttatgTTTCCTCCACTCATGtacagtttgtttatttttactcaGGGTTTATGTCCAGGGTGTTTTTTTCACGTTTATTagtgtttttactttctttattttcagtctCTGAGGACGTTTTTGTCTCTTTTATCTTTCACGTGTGTTCattctttcttcctctttcatattttaagtttttatggtttttctgtctgtctgtggattttattatattttattgtatttcatttctcaggtgtatttatttacattttttatggtCTTCTGTCTCAGGTGTGATTCTCTACATCCTATTGGTCGGTTATCCTCCATTCTGGGATGAAGATCAGCATCGTCTGTACCAGCAGATCAAAGCTGGCGCCTATGATGTAGGTCACATGACATCACGACTGTTCACCTGTACTTTATTGACATTTTAACCATTGTGGGCTGGGCTTTAACCCTTTTGTTATTACAGTTGTTCTTATTTCAACTCTCCTCTCCTTGCCTCCTCTCCCTGTGTCCTTGCCTCCTAGTTTCCTTCCCCGGAGTGGGACACGGTGACTCCTGAAGCCAAAGATCTCATCAATAAGATGCTGACCATCAACCCGGCCAAACGCATCACAGCTGCTGAGGCGCTCAAACACCCCTGGATCTCTGTGAGACCCTctcacctttgacctttgaccttgttCTCTGTCCTGCTCTGCTCCtcacgatgatgatgatgttcttCTTCCTCCCAGCACCGATCCACAGTGGCGTCCTGCATGCACAGACAGGAAACGGTCGAGTGTCTAAAGAAGTTCAACGCCAGGAGGAAACTGAAGgtggactttcaaaataaaaccatgaAATTTTAGTGGTTTTAGTGACTAAGGAGGAAAAGAATTTCCAAAGCTCAGATTTGTGGTCACGGctgctttgttgttttaaaggAAATGTTGAAGTTAAATTCACATAATAACCGTTTTTACAAAATCACAAATAAATTCTGTCCtaattttctttgcttttatttttatcccttcTTTCCTTCAGGGAGCCATTCTCACCACCATGTTGGCCACCAGGAATTTCTCCGGTAAGACCCCCTCCCCCCAACCCACCCAGtggggtcaaaggtcatgtACAATTTGAGGTTGTCTTCTATTAACTGTCAGCAAGTAACACAGCTTGTGTAGCAGCAagtttgacctttaacctgcaGGTTTGTGTTCCAGTAGCAGGAGGTTAAACAGAGAAATCCACAAATCAGCTGCCAGCTTACACACAATAAACACgttatcactgtgtgtgtgtgtgtgtgtgcagctgtcccaagcattcacacacactgaggtcTAAAGATAGCGGGGAAACCACCGTCACAGCTGCGGCAGCCAAAACGACACACGCCAGGTTACAAAAAGACGAGACGTGCACAACCGGCTGAAACACCACAAAGACTGTGTCACATGACACATGGTGTGATGTCATAATGGGTGTGCGACACAGGCGGTGCGGCGAGCATGATggccctgtcaggactcttgctgcagcattttggattaactgaaggcttttcagggagtttttaggacatcctgataataatgaattacagtcgtc
This window harbors:
- the camk2a gene encoding calcium/calmodulin-dependent protein kinase type II subunit alpha isoform X1, translated to MATVICTRFTEEYQLYEELGKGAFSVVRRCVKVLSGQEYAAKIINTKKLSARDHQKLDREARICRLLKHPNIVRLHDSISEEGHHYLIFDLVTGGELFEDIVAREYYSEADASHCIQQILEAVLHCHQMGVVHRDLKPENLLLASKSKGAAVKLADFGLAIEVEGDQQAWFGFAGTPGYLSPEVLRKDPYGKAVDLWACGVILYILLVGYPPFWDEDQHRLYQQIKAGAYDFPSPEWDTVTPEAKDLINKMLTINPAKRITAAEALKHPWISHRSTVASCMHRQETVECLKKFNARRKLKGAILTTMLATRNFSGGKSGSNKKADGVKESSESTNTTIEDEDTRGRKQDIIKVTEQLIEAISNGDFESYTKMCDPAVTAFEPEALGNLVEGLDFHRFYFENLWSKNSKPVHTTILNPHIHLVGDEAACIAYVRVTQYIDSNGTPRTAQSEETRVWHRRDGKWQIVHFHRSGSPSTLSK
- the camk2a gene encoding calcium/calmodulin-dependent protein kinase type II subunit alpha isoform X2 — encoded protein: MATVICTRFTEEYQLYEELGKGAFSVVRRCVKVLSGQEYAAKIINTKKLSARDHQKLDREARICRLLKHPNIVRLHDSISEEGHHYLIFDLVTGGELFEDIVAREYYSEADASHCIQQILEAVLHCHQMGVVHRDLKPENLLLASKSKGAAVKLADFGLAIEVEGDQQAWFGFAGTPGYLSPEVLRKDPYGKAVDLWACGVILYILLVGYPPFWDEDQHRLYQQIKAGAYDFPSPEWDTVTPEAKDLINKMLTINPAKRITAAEALKHPWISHRSTVASCMHRQETVECLKKFNARRKLKGAILTTMLATRNFSGGKSGSNKKADGVKESSESTNTTIEDEDTRGRKQDIIKVTEQLIEAISNGDFESYTKMCDPAVTAFEPEALGNLVEGLDFHRFYFENLWSKNSKPVHTTILNPHIHLVGDEAACIAYVRVTQYIDSNGTPRTAQSEETRVWHRRDGKWQIVHFHRSGSPSTLSN